A part of Brassica rapa cultivar Chiifu-401-42 chromosome A05, CAAS_Brap_v3.01, whole genome shotgun sequence genomic DNA contains:
- the LOC103868784 gene encoding uncharacterized protein LOC103868784 yields the protein MYDFTVIFEEIEAVNHALHGYLQRVDVRLWTRVHFPGERWFAERREDARSQPTTLTRGVEKLLHGRVTAARDLTVQRIDDHHNEVKYEFSGESLNVVNLAKRKCTCRHFEHEKLTYVHTIAAAEYMNVCRISLCSPYYNSAYLVSAYAESVMPVDSAQHVSGIVANQPCLPPSICQQPGSPKKNMMKSALEVALANKRPRDMFSM from the exons ATGTATGACTTTACTGTGATTTTTGAGGAGATTGAAGCGGTTAATCATGCACTCCACGGCTACCTCCAAAGAGTTGATGTCCGACTGTGGACGCGTGTTCATTTCCCGGGCGAGAg ATGGTTTGCTGAACGGAGAGAGGATGCCAGATCGCAGCCAACCACGCTTACGCGTGGTGTGGAGAAACTACTACAT GGTCGTGTAACTGCCGCTAGAGATTTGACGGTACAAAGGATCGATGATCATCACAATGAAGTTAAATATGAATTTTCTGGCGAGTCTTTGAATGTTGTTAATTTGGCAAAGCGAAAGTGCACATGTCGGCATTTCGAACACGAGAAATTAACATATGTACACACAATCGCAGCTGCGGAGTACATGAATGTTTGTCGTATATCCCTGTGCAGTCCTTACTATAACAGCGCTTATTTGGTGAGCGCATACGCTGAATCGGTCATGCCGGTTGACTCAGCGCAACATGTTTCAGGAATCGTGGCTAACCAACCATGCTTGCCCCCGTCTATTTGTCAACAACCAGGAAGTCCtaagaaaaatatgatgaaaTCTGCTTTAGAAGTTGCACTTGCAAACAAACGTCCTAGGGACATGTTCTCGATGTAG
- the LOC117134356 gene encoding uncharacterized protein LOC117134356, giving the protein MGPKLDELKAELAFCPRWSFEKRKWLGLLLLQAMGVYCLHHNSRIPFQSAIRVFDDEAMRSYPWGRTAYEFLIDSIKTLAPDGGSYTISGMKDALLIWAYESVTCFVESFGRVIINEDVLLLRWGGKRTRASFDKLLSSEIEKHGEVRVRRMVLKDSIEEMKRCFLFGRGNAKGKGKGNEKKRMKGGVSSEAEPPTKKQKKVDSRLEAYELDRNRPLMDQKTIDDRVNALLEERLKDLGIGKILENHDNPSPPLSNPSPPLSNPSPPLSKASPVVRTHQESVNSPALVAATPRQKKNLAKELEKEPGVKRALDEEFGGVDKDNDLDFLLISPAKATKDDKSTKDDKAAKDPAYGRGCRRTRIVKGEEADEKKKAAQADAAFKKKEKAEAKKKAAENKKKEAEAKKKEAEAKKKEAAAKKKVVEAKKKEAELKKKQEAKLKKQNQAGSKYKKDDFAPESDVENSELVRSAIIKEFREKYVWLSPKGLSTTAVSSSFDFPTVGHDGTTWMRKNVTPSSAIYDPLAPVDPALLEKLMQYIKAIPPKPPAPPGTKEVLTADYESDFYSILIHERPWPDYEYGWVFDSHIVAYMNVLIKRSMREPTPFWSKRIAFVDLWWQSFLLHDYNQFKMGPTLFLFSGNGYEHMVNGRIPDHSQTNLRWYEDVDHLYGCLQTGGNHWVAYHVDLKKEKIDCYDPIFGEVTPESEQRILNSFKPLTHMIPTLLSVHIPASIRPISRKKFSFRRRSKRYTPQNTQIGDCGVYSLKFVECLVLGVTFDGINDQTIQGLRVKMAADILAEGGNILTLGRT; this is encoded by the exons ATGGGACCAAAGTTAGATGAACTGAAGGCAGAATTAGCATTCTGTCCGCGTTGGAGTTTTGAAAAGCGCAAGTGGTTGGGGCTGCTACTTCTTCAAGCCATGGGAGTCTATTGTTTGCATCACAATTCAAGGATACCCTTTCAAAGTGCAATAAGGGTATTCGACGATGAAGCCATGAGGTCGTATCCATGGGGTCGGACTGCATACGAATTTCTAATTGACTCTATTAAAACGTTGGCTCCAGATGGAGGTTCATACACAATAAGCGGCATGAAGGACGCGTTATTGATTTGGGCTTATGAATCCGTCACATGCTTCGTTGAGAGTTTTGGGAGAGTGATCATTAACGAAGACGTTCTGCTTTTGCGATGGGGTGGAAAGCGTACACGTGCAAGCTTTGATAAATTGTTGTCTTCCGAAATCGAAAAGCATGGCGAG GTGCGTGTGAGGAGAATGGTTTTGAAGGACTCAATTGAAGAGATGAAGAGATGTTTCCTATTTGGCCGG GGGAATGCAAAGGGGAAGGGGAAGGGGAATGAGAAGAAGAGAATGAAGGGTGGAGTTTCGTCAGAAGCTGAGCCACCCActaagaagcagaagaaa GTTGACTCACGGTTGGAAGCTTACGAGTTAGACCGGAACAGACCATTGATGGACCAAAAGACCATTGATGACAGGGTGAATGCTTTACTGGAGGAGCGTCTGAAAGATCTGGGGATTGGGAAAATTCTCGAAAACCATGATAACccctctccaccattatcaaacccctctccaccattatcaaaCCCCTCTCCACCATTATCGAAGGCATCACCGGTGGTTCGAACGCATCAGGAGTCTGTCAATAGTCCAGCGTTAGTAGCTGCGACTCCTCGACAGAAAAAGAATTTGGCCAAGGAGCTTGAAAAGGAACCAGGGGTGAAAAGGGCTTTGGATGAGGAGTTTGGTGGTGTCGATAAAGATAATGATCTTGATTTCCTATTAATTTCTCCTGCAAAGGCTACTAAGGATGATAAGTCTACTAAGGATGATAAGGCTGCTAAGGATCCAGCCTATGGACGTGGCTGCAGGCGCACGCGTATTGTTAAGGGTGAGGAAGCCGATGAGAAGAAAAAAGCAGCACAGGCAGATGCTGCGTttaagaagaaggagaaggctGAGGCTAAGAAAAAGGCTGCTGAGAATAAGAAAAAAGAGGCTGAAGCTAAGAAAAAAGAGGCTGAAGCTAAGAAAAAAGAGGCTGCAGCTAAGAAAAAAGTGGTTGAGGCTAAGAAAAAAGAAGCTGAGTTAAAGAAGAAACAAGAGGCTAagctaaagaagcaaaaccagGCTGGGTCAAAGTACAAAAAG GACGATTTCGCGCCGGAGTCTGATGTCGAGAATTCTGAATTGGTTAGATCTGCCATAATTAAGGAATTCCGGGAGAAATATGTTTGGTTATCTCCAAAAGGGTTGTCAACGACGGCAGTTTCTTCATCATTTGATTTTCCGACGGTAGGACATGATGGAACAACGTGGATGAGGAAGAATGTTACTCCTTCATCAGCAATATATGACCCTCTAGCACCTGTTGATCCTGCGCTATTGGAGAAGCTTATGCAATACATCAAGGCAATTCCACCCAAACCACCAGCACCACCAGGTACAAAAGAAGTACTAACAGCTGATTATGAGAGTGACTTCTACAGCATACTCATTCATGAGAGACCATGGCCGGACTATGAGTATGGATGGGTGTTTGATAGT CATATCGTGGCGTATATGAACGTCCTCATTAAAAGGTCCATGCGAGAGCCCACTCCATTCTGGTCCAAGCGGATTGCCTTCGTTGACCTTTGGTGGCAAAGTTTTTTGCTTCACGATTACAATCAGTTCAAGATGGGACCCACATTGTTCTTGTTCAGCGGCAATGGTTATGAACATATGGTAAATGGTAGGATTCCCGATCATTCTCAAACAAACCTGAGGTGGTATGAAGATGTGGATCACTTGTACGGATGTCTTCAAACCGGCGGAAATCACTGGGTTGCGTATCACGTGGatctgaagaaggagaagattgATTGCTACGATCCAATCTTTGGAGAGGTAACACCCGAAAGTGAGCAGAGAATTCTGAATTCATTTAAACCGCTGACGCACATGATTCCCACGTTGTTGAGTGTACATATTCCTGCCAGTATCAGACCTATTAGCAGGAAGAAGTTCTCATTCAGAAGGAGGAGCAAAAGATACACTCCACAAAACACCCAGATTGGCGATTGTGGGGTGTATTCGTTGAAGTTTGTGGAGTGTCTAGTGCTTGGTGTAACGTTTGATGGGATAAACGATCAAACTATTCAAGGTTTACGGGTGAAGATGGCAGCAGATATCCTCGCGGAAGGAGGAAATATTCTGACGTTAGGGCGTACTtaa
- the LOC103868785 gene encoding uncharacterized protein At4g04775-like, protein MSSSSAVSRNSYRRRSNAERRTPKQCWCGEPCYISTSGTFTNPGRLYYCCGKGYNKRHLFKWADECLVEEVDDIKSLISGMNKDISEFRVNVALLEKEIEVMKTAYVGKGEECMSQGRCLRNVFVFVCGVGMSLLCYYYYFV, encoded by the exons ATGTCTTCTTCATCGGCCGTTTCAAGAAATTCTTACAGACGCCGTTCGAACGCGGAAAGAAGAACACCGAAACAGTGTTGGTGTGGTGAACCCTGTTACATTTCTACATCTGGAACCTTTACAAATCCAGGAAGATTGTACTATTGCTGCGGAAAAGGATATAATAAG AGACATTTATTCAAATGGGCGGATGAGTGTTTGGTTGAAGAGGTTGATGATATTAAGTCACTGATAAGTGGCATGAACAAAGACATCTCGGAATTCAGAGTTAACGTTGCTCTGTTGGAGAAAGAGATTGAAGTAATGAAGACGGCGTATGTGGGAAAAGGAGAAGAATGTATGAGTCAGGGTCGGTGTTTGAGGAATGTGTTTGTATTTGTGTGTGGGGTTGGAATGTCGTTACTTTGCTACTATTACTACTTTGTCTAG
- the LOC103868786 gene encoding uncharacterized protein LOC103868786, producing MAHDTPPVYVSNTRQLQGFLSLKKIERLRLCVEITENRASEKSKTLLSFGSEAEASVVESRDENYSGSYDGCSLEKKQEDNENDCSSNVEGEKHDVVGEDEIGEENEEDDEFESRFDMFDDSDGASSYDDNFSSYGESPTDDEDSPMLPPKKRYQNFSMSGSKGNLEVLSLVMSSIDIAVGQRYNSIDDLERRLKLLTVRYKFDFDVETSTPTSYVVKCWVDGCLWRVRASTLGESKAFVVRIYNSKHTCSCTERSNRSRQATPYILGMLYKNFLGDVGPAVRPTIVGIAITKQFGIKMDYWKSHRTLKFTREIDEGTPECGFESLPSYLYMIRRANPSTVTRLQIDELGRFIYVFLAFGASVNGFPYMRKVVVVDGTFLNGKYKGTLLTALAQDGNFQIFPIAFAVVDTENDDSWHWFFTQLKLLIPDDEGLAIISDRHNSIGKAIKNVYLLAARGICTYHLYKNILGQYKGKEAFRLVKKAARCFRMSDFTAIFEEIEAIHPALHGYLQRADVRLWTRVHFPGERYNLMTTNIVESMNRALSHARGLNIVRILESIRVMMTRWFAEWREDARSQPTTLTRGVEKLLHGRVTAARELTVERIDDHHTEVKYGSSSESLNVVNLVERKCTCRRFEREKLPCVHAIAAAEYNNVCRISLCSPYYNSEYLVSAYAESIMPADEAQPIPEIVEDQPCLPPDIRQQPGRPKKNRMKYALEVALQNKRPRKEHTCFRCRKSGHNAKTCQM from the exons ATGGCGCACGACACTCCACCAGTTTACGTGTCCAATACTCGGCAATTGCAAGGTTTTCTAAGCCTGAAGAAAATCGAACGACTACGTCTCTGTGTGGAGATTACGGAGAACAGAGCAAGCGAGAAGAGTAAAACATTGTTGAGCTTTGGCTCAGAAGCAGAAGCTTCAGTAGTTGAGTCCAGAGACGAAAATTACAGTGGGAGTTACGATGGTTGCAGTTTGGAGAAGAAACAAGAGGATAATGAGAATGACTGCTCTAGTAATGTCGAAGGAGAAAAACATGACGTAGTCGGAGAAGATGAAATAGGCgaagaaaacgaagaagatgatgaatttgAAAGCCGATTTGATATGTTCGACGATTCAGACGGTGCGTCATCTTATGATGATAACTTCAGCTCATATGGTGAGTCTCCTACAGATGACGAAGATTCACCAATGCTACCTCCCAAGAAGAGATATCAGAACTTCTCGATGAGCGGATCTAAAGGGAATCTGGAGGTTCTAAGTTTGGTGATGTCGTCGATAGACATTGCGGTAGGTCAACGTTACAATAGTATAGACGATTTGGAGAGACGACTGAAACTTCTTACAGTGAggtataaatttgattttgatgtaGAAACATCAACCCCGACATCATACGTTGTTAAGTGTTGGGTTGATGGATGTCTCTGGAGAGTTCGTGCTTCTACCCTAGGAGAATCCAAGGCGTTTGTTGTTCGTATTTACAATTCGAAGCATACATGTTCCTGCACAGAGCGTTCTAATCGATCTCGACAAGCAACACCATATATTTTAGGTATGTTGTACAAGAACTTTCTCGGCGACGTTGGTCCGGCCGTTCGCCCTACGATCGTCGGAATAGCTATCACTAAGCAGTTTGGTATAAAG ATGGATTATTGGAAATCACACCGGACGTTGAAATTTACAAGGGAAATCGATGAGGGAACACCTGAGTGTGGGTTTGAAAGCTTGCCTTCTTACTTATACATGATAAGAAGGGCAAATCCGAGTACAGTTACGCGTCTTCAAATCGATGAGCTTGGAAGATTCATTTATGTGTTTCTTGCCTTTGGTGCGAGCGTTAATGGGTTTCCTTACATGCGCAAAGTTGTTGTAGTCGACGGTACGTTTCTCAATGGTAAATACAAAGGGACGCTACTCACAGCACTAGCTCAAGACGGTAACTTTCAGATTTTTCCAATAGCCTTCGCAGTGGTTGATACAGAAAATGATGATTCGTGGCATTGGTTTTTTACGCAACTAAAACTTCTGATTCCTGACGACGAGGGTCTTGCGATAATCTCGGACAGGCATAACTCGATAGGGAAAGCAATTAAAAATGTGTATCTGTTGGCTGCTCGGGGAATATGCACCTACCATTTATATAAGAACATATTGGGACAGTACAAAGGAAAAGAAGCATTccgtctggtgaagaaagcgGCAAGATGTTTTAGAATGTCTGACTTTACTGCAATTTTCGAGGAGATTGAAGCGATTCATCCTGCACTCCACGGCTACCTCCAAAGAGCTGATGTCCGCCTGTGGACGCGTGTTCATTTCCCGGGCGAGAggtacaatttgatgactacAAACATAGTGGAATCAATGAACAGAGCATTGTCGCATGCAAGAGGTCTAAACATTGTTCGTATATTAGAATCGATACGGGTTATGATGACCAGATGGTTTGCTGAATGGAGAGAGGATGCTAGATCGCAGCCAACAACGCTTACGCGTGGTGTCGAGAAACTACTACAT GGTCGTGTAACTGCCGCCAGAGAATTGACGGTCGAAAGGATTGATGATCATCACACTGAAGTTAAATATGGATCTTCTAGCGAGTCTTTGAATGTTGTTAATTTGGTAGAGCGAAAGTGCACATGTCGGCGTTTCGAACGCGAGAAATTACCATGTGTACACGCAATCGCAGCTGCGGAGTACAATAATGTTTGTCGTATATCCCTGTGCAGTCCGTACTATAACAGTGAATATTTGGTGAGCGCATACGCTGAATCTATCATGCCGGCTGACGAAGCGCAACCTATTCCAGAAATCGTGGAAGACCAACCGTGCTTGCCCCCGGATATTCGTCAGCAACCAGGAAGACCTAAGAAAAATAGGATGAAATATGCTTTAGAAGTTGCACTTCAAAACAAACGTCCTAGGAAAGAACACACATGTTTTCGATGTAGAAAGAGTGGCCATAATGCGAAAACTTGTCAGATGTAA
- the LOC103868787 gene encoding uncharacterized protein LOC103868787, with protein MEVGNGRSISFWFDMWSDKGILYDLLGDRGIISMGIRREATIKEAVSIGARRKRKHMSEVLNDIETEMSTVKEKLNHTVKDVNHWRWRRGYEAKFSTQETWLLLREPSAHCSWAKRVWFAKGTQKFGFITWLAVLNKLATMDRVSSWNPSVDTTCVLCKDAVESRDHLFFECSYSAQLWKHLTLGILRGTYSSSWSAMVSLISGSIKGKIRAFCIRYSFQVAVYSLWRERNSIRHGEKPKAISLMKKLVDKEVKNKLSLLSRQRRKGMEGSLQYWFSTRD; from the coding sequence ATGGAGGTCGGGAATGGTAGAAGTATCTCCTTTTGGTTCGATATGTGGTCTGACAAAGGTATCTTATATGATCTGCTGGGGGATCGGGGGATTATCAGTATGGGTATAAGAAGAGAAGCCACTATAAAAGAAGCTGTGTCTATAGGTGCTAGAAGGAAACGTAAGCACATGTCTGAGGTGCTTAATGACATTGAAACAGAGATGAGTACAGTTAAGGAGAAGCTGAATCATACCGTCAAGGAtgtaaaccattggagatggagAAGAGGTTATGAAGCTAAGTTCTCGACCCAAGAAACCTGGCTGCTTCTCCGAGAACCTTCTGCGCATTGCTCCTGGGCAAAAAGAGTTTGGTTTGCTAAAGGGACGCAAAAATTTGGGTTTATCACTTGGCTAGCGGTGTTAAATAAATTGGCTACTATGGATAGGGTATCCTCTTGGAATCCAAGTGTTGATACGACTTGTGTTCTCTGCAAAGATGCAGTGGAGTCTAGagatcatttattttttgagtGTTCTTACTCTGCTCAGCTCTGGAAACACTTAACCCTTGGGATTCTTCGGGGTACTTACTCTTCCTCCTGGTCTGCTATGGTTTCGCTGATTTCAGGAAGTATCAAGGGGAAGATAAGAGCATTTTGTATCAGATACTCATTTCAAGTGGCTGTTTACTCTTTATGGAGGGAGAGAAATAGCATAAGACATGGGGAGAAGCCGAAGGCTATTTCATTAATGAAGAAGCTGGTTGATAAAGAAGTAAAGAACAAGCTCAGCTTACTTAGTAGACAAAGAAGAAAAGGAATGGAGGGGAGTTTACAATATTGGTTTAGTACTAGagattaa